From Sphingomonas hengshuiensis, one genomic window encodes:
- a CDS encoding OmpA family protein: MNDPQLDLRQDKSYRRGLVLGLTMAEVMILLLFVLLMALAAALQNRDDRIRVLDGGGASRMVEELQRAYPQAKSSDDYFKELTRAIEARRQVEEAGAKDGTKNLLADAEVGRQVREAAASSGVKDPEKFVKEVVAASTKGRKGQWPPFFSLSEAGGYFFDSGKATLRPEFERSLRSEVIPMLAKSVADYDVDVIEVIGHTDEVPMSGISNLDAALIQASVGRVPIGALRSNDNAGLAMARAVAVVQQLRADPRLRGAVILPLSGAQMIVPVDGVANGSARGSDQRRRRIEIRLRKSTQQASPVVRR, encoded by the coding sequence GTGAACGATCCGCAGCTCGATTTACGTCAGGACAAGTCATACAGACGTGGTCTCGTCCTCGGATTGACGATGGCCGAAGTTATGATCCTGCTGCTGTTCGTCCTCCTAATGGCCTTGGCGGCCGCGTTGCAGAACCGCGATGATCGGATTCGCGTCCTGGACGGCGGTGGCGCTTCCCGAATGGTGGAGGAGTTGCAGCGTGCCTACCCGCAGGCGAAGAGCTCCGACGACTACTTCAAGGAGTTGACTCGCGCGATCGAGGCCAGGCGGCAGGTCGAAGAGGCTGGCGCGAAGGACGGGACGAAGAACCTCCTCGCCGACGCCGAGGTTGGGCGTCAGGTCCGCGAGGCCGCCGCGTCGAGTGGCGTCAAGGACCCGGAGAAATTCGTTAAGGAGGTCGTGGCGGCATCGACCAAGGGACGGAAGGGCCAGTGGCCGCCGTTCTTCAGTCTGAGCGAGGCCGGTGGATACTTCTTTGATAGCGGCAAGGCGACGTTGCGGCCTGAATTCGAGCGTAGCCTGAGATCGGAAGTCATCCCGATGCTGGCGAAGAGCGTGGCCGACTACGACGTCGACGTCATTGAGGTTATTGGCCACACTGACGAGGTTCCGATGTCGGGCATTAGCAATCTGGACGCCGCTCTCATCCAGGCTTCGGTCGGTCGCGTGCCCATCGGCGCCTTGCGGTCAAATGATAATGCAGGGCTGGCGATGGCGCGCGCCGTTGCTGTTGTCCAGCAGCTTCGGGCGGATCCCCGACTTCGGGGGGCTGTCATCCTGCCATTGTCGGGCGCACAGATGATCGTGCCTGTCGATGGGGTGGCGAACGGCTCCGCTCGGGGCAGCGACCAGCGCCGGCGCCGCATCGAAATCCGACTTAGGAAATCGACCCAGCAGGCGTCGCCGGTGGTGAGGAGGTAG
- a CDS encoding thermonuclease family protein has translation MSERFLLAAVSLIFVGVFAFTYLYADRNRRSAPLAAFGADRPLPVDIVDAPREPPGNRAIADIRTPTPSGRPVVAGPAPTFSICHTGGGANCVVDGDTAWIRGEKIRIADIDAPETHPPRCQSEASLGNRATERLAELMNSGPFELRTLDRDIDRYGRKLRVLVRDGRSLGDQLVAEGLARSWEGRRRPWC, from the coding sequence GTGTCCGAGCGCTTTCTCCTCGCGGCGGTGTCATTGATCTTCGTCGGTGTTTTCGCATTCACCTACCTTTACGCCGATCGTAATCGTCGTTCGGCGCCCCTCGCAGCGTTTGGTGCGGATCGACCTTTACCGGTTGATATCGTGGATGCACCACGCGAGCCCCCCGGCAATCGAGCGATTGCCGATATACGGACACCCACTCCGTCCGGGCGTCCAGTAGTCGCGGGTCCCGCACCGACCTTTTCCATCTGCCATACTGGGGGCGGCGCGAACTGCGTGGTGGACGGTGATACTGCTTGGATTCGTGGCGAGAAGATACGCATCGCTGACATCGACGCACCCGAGACGCATCCGCCACGGTGCCAGTCGGAGGCAAGTCTCGGCAACAGGGCGACGGAACGTTTGGCGGAGTTGATGAACTCCGGACCGTTCGAATTGCGGACGCTCGACCGGGACATCGATCGGTACGGGCGCAAGCTCCGGGTTCTGGTCCGAGATGGCCGGTCGCTGGGCGATCAGCTCGTTGCTGAAGGGCTTGCACGCTCTTGGGAAGGGCGACGCCGGCCGTGGTGCTGA
- a CDS encoding glycosyltransferase produces the protein MQLGAMLTAAIDAAVREATLFAALGFLVGGLDDLLVDILYAMRRLRGLVRLGARAADAGAGEIVQAAGRIAIFVPAWDESAVIGAMLRSALARFGATDFALYVGTYPNDPATIAAVAEVATGDPRVRLVIGAVPGPTTKADCLNALWRALLRDEAAEGFTALAIVLHDAEDVVHPRELEVYAHGMRLFDAVQLPVLPLPHPRSRFVSGHYGDEFAEANCALTVQFPNVGHQLCAASLLGRTRGPLFT, from the coding sequence GTGCAGCTGGGGGCGATGCTGACCGCCGCAATCGATGCGGCCGTACGCGAGGCGACGCTGTTCGCGGCGCTGGGCTTCCTTGTCGGCGGTCTCGACGACCTGCTGGTCGACATCCTCTACGCCATGCGCCGGTTGCGGGGGCTCGTCCGCCTTGGCGCGCGCGCTGCGGACGCCGGGGCCGGAGAGATCGTGCAGGCGGCCGGGCGCATCGCGATATTCGTGCCGGCATGGGACGAATCGGCAGTGATCGGCGCGATGCTGCGCAGCGCGCTGGCACGGTTCGGCGCGACCGACTTCGCGCTCTATGTCGGGACCTATCCCAACGATCCCGCGACGATCGCCGCGGTCGCCGAGGTGGCAACAGGCGATCCGCGCGTGCGGCTGGTGATCGGCGCGGTGCCCGGGCCGACGACCAAGGCCGATTGCCTCAATGCGCTGTGGCGCGCGCTGCTCCGCGACGAGGCGGCGGAGGGGTTCACGGCGCTTGCGATCGTGCTCCACGATGCCGAGGACGTCGTCCACCCGCGCGAACTGGAAGTCTATGCGCACGGGATGCGGTTGTTCGACGCCGTCCAGTTGCCGGTGCTGCCCCTGCCGCACCCGCGCTCGCGCTTCGTCTCGGGCCATTATGGCGATGAGTTCGCCGAAGCAAATTGCGCATTAACAGTACAATTTCCGAATGTCGGTCATCAGCTTTGCGCTGCTTCATTGCTGGGAAGGACTCGCGGGCCGCTGTTTACTTGA
- a CDS encoding alpha-2-macroglobulin family protein, with the protein MTKLGILALLLAPLGAIAAMGDNSPQVELATPGVGDGAIERFTVRFNQAMVPLGDPRAAGPFEVECPVAGEGRWVDQQTFVHDFATPLPGGVTCTFTIKPKLKSVSGYAIAGQTKFTVDSGGPIARAVLPSRYGREIEEDQTFLVAANLAPDPASVAAGAYCAVDGIGEKIPVDVLPAAVAGKLIADLGTDRWEMQSFLEEAGLPKALPAAEADRIKATASVVALKCRRPLPPGRDMALIWGKDIKSASGRAAGTDQRFDFTVRKPFTARLECSRVNPQAGCNPVQEAFVRFSAPIPRAQAEAIRIKLPDGKELSPALSDEDKRRATIGDVKFKAPLPAAVTAQLVLPADVADESGRKLSNAERFPLEVKFDEAPPLIKFAANFGILEAKEGGVLPVSVRNIEGALTAKQMSVEGQSLKVEGGDGEIAKWLRAIDDAASTKSDEVKRGTETVRINQTGAKPLLTPATGKPLQIGLPGAGKDFEVIGVPLTKPGFYIVEFASPKLGQALLGRAAPRYVAAGALVTNMSVHFKWGRASSLVWVTSLDTGQGVAAAEVRITDSCTGQVLAKGTTDSSGRLGVPAGLPEPETYANCENGNASPLMVSARKADDFSFTLTDWGQGIRPYDFDLPYGYSKPEQIFHTVFDRALVRQGETIHMKHIVRQPIVSGFATSPAFSGTLRLSHRGSDTKYELPLTIDTNGIGETEWTAPQGAKMGEYDIQVVYQQDGGEKTLYTSQSFKVDEYKLPTMKASVAGPKEAAVRPRTLPLDLFVGYLSGGGAANLPVELRVGYFEGFPTPSGYEAYSFGGRPLTEGVKPLNGSDETDEQSTPLPPTQTLPVTLGADGTARTTIDVPQSLDQSTNLQVEMDYQDANGEILTASHRVPIFTSGVQLGIKTDGWLMKQDDLRLRFVALDTAGKPLANQNISVELYSREILTARRRLIGGFYAYDNQMKTTKLGATCSATTDAQGLATCQMAPGVSGEVYAVATTTDANGNVARSTRSVWLVGDEDWWFGGDNGDRMDLIPEQTEYKAGETAKFQVRMPFREATALVTVEREGVLSSFVVGLSGKDPVIEVPMPGDYAPDVYVSVMAVRGRVAGWSNWGSSLARDWGLPFFSKDGGAPTATVDLAKPAYRLGIAKVKVGWEGHRLGVTVKADKPSYATRDTANIDLEVKNPDGSPAAQADVAFAAVDEALLQLAPNESWDVLSAMMGDRPLSVLTSTAQTQVVGKRHYGKKAVEAGGGGGGDLSGLNRENFQPVLLWKGKVALDAKGHARVQVPLSDALTSFKLVAIATNGAQWFGTGEASVRTAQDLTIYAGVPTLVRTGDTYGAMFTLRNGSSKPMRVTAEVALSPAIASGKPLTVDIPAGGAAPVTWNLTAPAQAGKLSWTVTAKSADGKAVDRVTVAQDVINAVPVETWAASLTRVGTTLPIAAPAGALPGFGMVEVTLADTLAPPLQGVRDYMSAYPYGCLEQRTSKAIALGDSGAWTLIAGELPAYQDGDGLLRYFPGEWPGSEALTAYMLSITAEAGLPLPDAPRAKMLDAMKAVLDGRLRHEDYGDVRFQKIAAFAALARQGAATPAMLGQLGIAPAEMPTALLADYAIALGKVPGLANGAALRAAAEQTLKTRLNYEGTRIDLSDKGASPWWLMSSDNEAAIKAVLATLGRPGWQDESGKMMVGVAMRQQRGHWGTTTANAWGAIAARKFNALYPAEAIAGVTTASFGTTSVSRSWPLALPQRMFTLPLPFQSTPLALTQAGGAAPWAFVRVKAAVPLTQPLMAGYKMTKQVSVVQGMTPGRTTRGDVIKVTITVEASAERNWVVVEDPVPAGATVIGSLGGQSQMLAAQADSGEGVSPNWTERGRDSWRAYFGWVPRGTFTVSYVMRLNSAGRFSLPSTRVEAMYSPEIRAALPNQPVVVAER; encoded by the coding sequence ATGACCAAGCTCGGAATTTTGGCGCTGCTGCTGGCGCCGCTGGGCGCGATTGCCGCGATGGGCGACAACAGCCCGCAGGTCGAACTGGCGACGCCCGGCGTGGGTGATGGCGCGATCGAGCGCTTCACCGTACGCTTCAACCAGGCGATGGTCCCCCTTGGCGATCCGCGCGCAGCGGGGCCGTTCGAAGTCGAATGCCCGGTGGCTGGCGAAGGGCGCTGGGTCGACCAGCAGACCTTTGTCCATGATTTCGCCACCCCGCTCCCCGGCGGCGTCACCTGCACCTTCACGATAAAGCCAAAGCTCAAATCGGTTTCGGGCTATGCGATCGCCGGCCAGACCAAATTCACCGTCGACAGCGGCGGCCCGATCGCGCGCGCGGTGCTGCCGAGCCGCTATGGCCGCGAGATCGAGGAGGATCAGACCTTCCTCGTCGCCGCCAACCTCGCGCCCGATCCCGCCTCAGTCGCCGCCGGCGCCTATTGCGCGGTCGACGGCATCGGCGAGAAGATTCCGGTCGATGTGCTGCCCGCCGCCGTTGCAGGCAAGCTGATCGCCGATCTCGGCACCGATCGCTGGGAGATGCAGAGCTTCCTGGAAGAAGCGGGCCTGCCCAAGGCGCTCCCCGCCGCCGAGGCCGACCGGATCAAGGCGACCGCCAGCGTTGTCGCGCTCAAATGCCGCCGCCCGCTGCCTCCCGGGCGCGACATGGCGCTGATATGGGGCAAGGACATCAAGAGCGCATCGGGACGCGCTGCGGGCACCGACCAGCGCTTCGACTTCACCGTGCGCAAGCCGTTCACCGCGCGCTTGGAATGCTCGCGCGTCAATCCGCAGGCGGGGTGCAACCCGGTGCAGGAGGCGTTCGTGCGCTTCTCCGCGCCGATCCCGCGCGCGCAGGCGGAGGCGATCCGCATCAAGCTGCCCGACGGCAAGGAACTGAGCCCCGCGCTGTCCGACGAGGACAAAAGGCGCGCGACGATCGGCGATGTGAAGTTCAAGGCACCACTCCCCGCCGCCGTCACCGCGCAGCTCGTGCTCCCCGCCGATGTCGCCGACGAGAGCGGGCGCAAGCTGTCCAATGCCGAGCGCTTCCCGCTCGAAGTGAAGTTCGACGAAGCGCCGCCGCTGATCAAGTTCGCGGCCAATTTCGGGATATTGGAGGCCAAGGAAGGCGGCGTGCTGCCCGTCAGCGTCCGCAATATCGAAGGCGCGCTGACGGCCAAGCAGATGAGCGTCGAGGGCCAGAGCCTGAAGGTAGAGGGCGGCGATGGCGAGATCGCCAAATGGCTGCGCGCGATCGACGATGCCGCCAGCACCAAGAGCGACGAAGTCAAGCGCGGCACCGAAACGGTACGCATCAACCAGACCGGCGCAAAGCCGCTGCTCACCCCCGCCACCGGCAAGCCGCTCCAGATCGGGCTGCCCGGCGCGGGCAAGGACTTCGAAGTCATCGGCGTGCCGCTGACCAAGCCCGGATTCTATATCGTCGAGTTCGCGAGTCCCAAGCTCGGCCAGGCGCTGCTGGGCCGCGCGGCGCCGCGCTATGTCGCGGCGGGCGCGCTCGTCACCAATATGAGCGTCCATTTCAAATGGGGACGCGCGTCGTCGCTGGTCTGGGTGACATCGCTCGACACCGGCCAGGGCGTCGCCGCCGCCGAGGTGCGGATCACCGACAGCTGCACCGGGCAAGTGCTTGCCAAGGGAACCACCGACAGCTCGGGCCGGCTGGGCGTGCCCGCCGGGCTGCCCGAGCCCGAAACCTATGCGAATTGCGAGAACGGTAATGCCTCGCCGCTGATGGTGTCGGCGCGCAAGGCCGATGATTTCAGCTTCACGCTCACCGATTGGGGCCAGGGCATCCGGCCCTATGATTTCGACTTGCCCTATGGCTATTCGAAGCCAGAGCAGATTTTCCACACCGTGTTCGATCGCGCGCTCGTCCGCCAGGGCGAGACGATCCACATGAAGCACATCGTCCGCCAGCCGATCGTCTCGGGCTTCGCCACGTCGCCGGCGTTCAGCGGGACTTTGCGGCTGTCGCATCGCGGCTCGGACACCAAGTACGAACTGCCGCTGACGATCGACACCAATGGGATCGGCGAGACCGAATGGACTGCGCCCCAGGGCGCGAAGATGGGCGAGTACGACATCCAGGTCGTCTATCAGCAGGATGGCGGCGAAAAGACGCTCTATACCAGCCAGTCGTTCAAGGTGGACGAGTATAAGCTGCCGACGATGAAGGCGTCGGTCGCCGGGCCGAAAGAGGCGGCGGTGCGCCCGCGCACGTTGCCGCTCGACCTGTTCGTCGGCTATCTGTCCGGCGGCGGCGCGGCGAACCTGCCGGTCGAATTGCGCGTCGGTTATTTCGAGGGATTCCCGACGCCGTCGGGCTATGAGGCGTACAGCTTTGGCGGGCGCCCGCTGACGGAGGGCGTCAAGCCGCTCAACGGCAGCGACGAGACCGACGAGCAATCGACTCCGCTCCCCCCGACCCAGACGCTGCCGGTGACGCTGGGCGCCGACGGCACCGCGCGGACGACGATCGACGTTCCCCAGTCGCTCGACCAGTCGACCAACCTGCAGGTCGAGATGGACTATCAAGACGCCAATGGCGAAATCCTGACCGCGTCGCACCGCGTGCCGATCTTCACTTCGGGCGTACAGCTGGGCATCAAGACCGATGGCTGGCTGATGAAGCAGGACGATTTGCGGCTGCGCTTCGTCGCGCTCGACACCGCGGGCAAGCCGCTGGCGAACCAGAATATCTCGGTCGAGCTGTACAGCCGCGAAATCCTGACCGCGCGGCGGCGGCTGATCGGCGGCTTCTATGCCTATGACAATCAGATGAAGACGACCAAGCTGGGCGCGACCTGCTCGGCGACCACCGATGCGCAGGGGCTGGCGACGTGCCAGATGGCGCCCGGCGTCTCGGGCGAAGTCTATGCCGTCGCGACGACGACCGACGCCAATGGCAATGTCGCGCGCTCGACGCGTTCGGTATGGCTGGTCGGCGACGAGGATTGGTGGTTCGGCGGCGACAATGGCGACCGGATGGACCTGATCCCCGAGCAGACCGAGTATAAGGCAGGCGAGACCGCCAAGTTCCAGGTGCGGATGCCCTTCCGCGAGGCGACCGCGCTGGTGACGGTCGAGCGCGAGGGCGTGCTGTCGAGCTTCGTCGTCGGGCTGTCGGGCAAGGACCCGGTGATCGAAGTGCCGATGCCCGGCGACTATGCCCCCGATGTCTATGTGTCGGTCATGGCGGTGCGCGGGCGCGTCGCGGGCTGGTCCAATTGGGGATCGAGCCTTGCGCGCGACTGGGGCCTGCCCTTCTTCTCGAAGGATGGCGGCGCGCCGACCGCGACGGTCGATCTCGCCAAGCCCGCCTATCGCCTGGGCATCGCCAAGGTTAAGGTCGGGTGGGAAGGCCATCGGCTGGGCGTGACGGTCAAGGCCGACAAGCCGAGCTATGCGACGCGCGACACCGCGAACATCGATCTCGAGGTCAAAAACCCCGACGGCAGCCCCGCCGCGCAGGCCGATGTCGCCTTCGCCGCGGTCGACGAGGCGTTGCTCCAGCTTGCCCCCAATGAAAGCTGGGACGTGCTTTCGGCGATGATGGGGGATCGCCCGCTCTCGGTGCTCACCTCCACTGCGCAAACGCAGGTCGTCGGCAAGCGCCATTACGGCAAGAAGGCGGTCGAGGCGGGCGGCGGCGGTGGCGGTGACCTGTCCGGGCTCAACCGTGAGAATTTCCAGCCGGTGCTGCTATGGAAGGGCAAGGTCGCGCTCGACGCCAAGGGCCATGCCCGCGTCCAGGTGCCGCTGTCCGACGCGCTGACCTCGTTCAAGCTGGTCGCCATCGCCACCAACGGCGCGCAATGGTTCGGCACCGGCGAGGCCAGCGTGCGCACCGCGCAGGACCTGACCATCTATGCCGGGGTGCCGACTCTGGTCCGCACCGGCGACACCTATGGCGCGATGTTCACGCTGCGCAACGGATCGAGCAAGCCGATGCGCGTCACCGCCGAAGTCGCGCTGAGCCCGGCCATCGCCTCGGGCAAGCCGCTGACGGTGGACATTCCGGCGGGCGGCGCCGCGCCGGTTACGTGGAACCTGACCGCGCCTGCGCAAGCCGGCAAGCTCAGCTGGACGGTCACCGCCAAATCCGCCGACGGCAAGGCGGTGGACCGCGTGACGGTGGCGCAGGACGTGATCAACGCGGTGCCGGTCGAAACCTGGGCCGCCAGCCTGACGCGAGTCGGCACCACCCTGCCGATCGCAGCCCCGGCGGGGGCGCTGCCTGGGTTCGGCATGGTCGAAGTGACGCTGGCCGACACGCTGGCGCCTCCGCTCCAGGGGGTGCGCGACTATATGTCCGCCTATCCCTATGGCTGTCTCGAGCAGCGCACGTCGAAGGCGATTGCGCTGGGCGACAGCGGCGCATGGACGCTGATCGCGGGCGAACTTCCCGCCTATCAGGATGGCGACGGGCTGCTCCGCTATTTCCCCGGCGAATGGCCGGGGTCGGAGGCGCTGACGGCGTACATGCTCTCGATCACCGCCGAGGCGGGGCTGCCACTGCCCGATGCGCCGCGCGCGAAGATGCTCGATGCGATGAAGGCAGTGCTCGACGGACGGCTGCGCCACGAGGATTATGGCGATGTCCGCTTCCAGAAGATCGCGGCGTTCGCGGCGCTGGCGCGGCAGGGCGCGGCGACTCCGGCGATGCTCGGCCAGCTCGGTATCGCCCCTGCCGAAATGCCCACGGCGCTGCTCGCAGACTATGCGATCGCGCTGGGCAAGGTGCCGGGGCTCGCCAATGGCGCCGCGCTGCGCGCCGCCGCCGAACAGACGCTCAAGACCCGGCTGAACTATGAGGGCACCCGCATCGACCTGAGCGACAAGGGCGCGAGCCCCTGGTGGCTGATGTCGTCGGATAACGAAGCGGCGATCAAGGCCGTGCTTGCGACGCTCGGCCGCCCCGGCTGGCAGGACGAGTCGGGCAAGATGATGGTGGGCGTCGCGATGCGCCAGCAGCGCGGCCATTGGGGCACCACTACCGCCAATGCCTGGGGCGCGATCGCGGCGCGCAAGTTCAACGCGCTGTATCCGGCGGAGGCGATAGCCGGCGTGACCACGGCGTCGTTCGGCACCACCAGCGTCAGCCGAAGCTGGCCGCTCGCCTTGCCGCAGCGGATGTTCACGCTGCCGCTGCCGTTCCAGTCGACTCCGCTCGCGCTGACCCAGGCCGGCGGCGCCGCGCCCTGGGCGTTCGTCCGGGTCAAGGCGGCGGTGCCGCTCACCCAGCCGCTGATGGCGGGGTACAAGATGACCAAGCAGGTCAGTGTGGTGCAGGGCATGACCCCCGGGCGGACGACGCGCGGCGACGTGATCAAGGTCACGATCACCGTCGAGGCCTCCGCAGAACGCAACTGGGTAGTGGTCGAGGACCCCGTGCCCGCGGGCGCCACGGTGATCGGGTCGCTGGGCGGACAGTCCCAGATGCTGGCGGCACAGGCCGATAGCGGCGAGGGCGTCTCGCCCAACTGGACCGAGCGCGGGCGCGACTCCTGGCGCGCCTATTTCGGATGGGTGCCGCGCGGGACCTTCACCGTCTCCTATGTGATGCGGCTCAACAGCGCCGGGCGGTTCAGCCTGCCGTCGACGCGCGTCGAGGCGATGTATTCGCCCGAGATTCGCGCCGCGCTGCCGAACCAGCCGGTGGTCGTCGCCGAACGGTGA
- the pbpC gene encoding penicillin-binding protein 1C has protein sequence MLLGFGTLYWTTLPPPLPGYAAVRAKWQPSEAWLYDRNGRLIDSSRVDYQARRLAWTPLADIAPAARDALVGAEDRRFRSHGGIDWIAIGGAIRDKLAGRHARGASTLSMQVAAYLAPGLATPGRRTNWDKLRQMRSGAAIEASWSKDQILEAYLNLAGFRGEAQGIGAAALGLFGKTPAALTRDDGLLLAALLPNPRAGASEIARRACALSHDADCSRFAGAAASMLGPARTLALDPGLAPHLSGRLLTTPGAKVTTTLDARIQAFAIAALRRQLVGLGGSRARDGAVVVVDNASGDVLAYVGGIGGESTAPAVDGAAAYRQAGSTLKPFLYAQAIEKGYLTAASILDDSPVQLDTASGLYVPQNYDKAFKGPVSARVALAGSLNVPAVRTLLLTGVDAFRDRLWDTGYRGLVEDGQYYGYSLALGSAEVTLTEQVAAFRSLALGGRWAPLRLTKDDPHVAPRAITSPQAAWIVADILADPNARAGTFGVDSALRLPFWAAAKTGTSKAMRDNWCIGFSDRFTVGVWVGNLEGDPMRAVSGTSGAAPVWRDMMIALHQGRPSHASPPPPGIETRAIRFAAGIEQPRREYFTRGTALTDVASAPAAARRPRIVNPVAGSVYALDPDIPRDRQRLAIGVSGEVMGHRLRLDARDLGSADSHPLVLAPRGRHRLQLVDLGGRVVDQVLFTIR, from the coding sequence GTGCTGCTCGGATTCGGGACGCTCTACTGGACCACGCTGCCGCCGCCGCTCCCCGGCTATGCCGCGGTCCGCGCCAAATGGCAGCCGTCCGAGGCGTGGCTCTACGATCGCAACGGGCGGCTGATCGACAGCAGCCGGGTCGATTATCAAGCACGGCGGCTGGCCTGGACGCCGCTTGCCGATATCGCCCCGGCCGCGCGCGACGCGCTGGTCGGTGCCGAGGACCGCCGCTTTCGCAGCCATGGCGGGATCGACTGGATCGCGATTGGCGGCGCAATCCGCGACAAGCTGGCCGGGCGCCACGCGCGCGGCGCCTCGACGCTCTCGATGCAGGTCGCGGCCTATCTGGCCCCCGGTCTCGCCACGCCGGGACGGCGCACCAACTGGGACAAGCTGCGCCAGATGCGCAGCGGCGCGGCGATCGAGGCGAGCTGGAGCAAGGACCAGATCCTGGAGGCCTATCTCAACCTCGCCGGGTTTCGCGGCGAGGCGCAGGGGATCGGCGCCGCCGCGCTGGGGCTGTTCGGCAAGACCCCCGCGGCACTGACGCGCGACGACGGCCTGCTGCTCGCCGCGCTGCTGCCCAATCCGCGTGCCGGCGCGAGCGAGATCGCCCGCCGCGCCTGTGCGCTCAGCCATGATGCCGATTGCAGCCGCTTTGCCGGCGCGGCGGCGTCGATGCTCGGCCCGGCGCGCACGCTCGCGCTCGATCCGGGGCTGGCGCCGCATCTCTCGGGGCGTCTCCTGACCACGCCGGGCGCGAAGGTCACGACCACGCTCGACGCGCGCATCCAGGCGTTCGCGATCGCCGCGCTGCGCCGCCAGTTGGTCGGGCTGGGCGGCAGCCGTGCGCGCGACGGCGCGGTGGTCGTGGTCGACAATGCCAGCGGCGACGTGCTCGCCTATGTCGGCGGGATTGGCGGCGAATCGACGGCGCCCGCAGTCGACGGTGCGGCGGCGTATCGCCAGGCGGGATCGACGCTCAAGCCGTTTCTCTACGCCCAGGCGATCGAGAAAGGGTATCTGACCGCCGCATCGATCCTCGACGATTCGCCGGTGCAGCTCGACACCGCATCGGGGCTGTACGTGCCCCAGAATTACGACAAGGCATTCAAGGGGCCGGTATCGGCGCGCGTTGCGCTGGCGGGATCGCTCAACGTGCCCGCAGTGCGCACATTGCTGCTGACCGGAGTCGATGCGTTCCGCGATCGGCTATGGGATACCGGCTATCGCGGGCTGGTCGAGGACGGCCAATATTATGGCTATTCGCTCGCGCTGGGCTCCGCCGAAGTCACGCTGACGGAGCAGGTCGCGGCATTTCGCAGCCTCGCGCTCGGCGGGCGCTGGGCGCCGCTGCGGCTTACGAAGGACGATCCGCACGTGGCCCCGCGGGCGATCACCAGTCCGCAGGCGGCGTGGATCGTCGCCGATATCCTCGCCGATCCCAATGCCCGCGCCGGCACCTTCGGCGTCGATTCGGCGCTGCGCCTCCCCTTCTGGGCAGCGGCGAAGACGGGCACGTCGAAGGCGATGCGCGACAATTGGTGCATCGGTTTTTCGGATCGGTTCACGGTCGGGGTATGGGTCGGCAACCTCGAAGGCGATCCCATGCGCGCGGTCTCGGGCACCAGCGGCGCCGCGCCGGTGTGGCGCGACATGATGATCGCGCTGCATCAGGGCCGCCCCAGCCATGCGTCCCCGCCACCGCCGGGAATCGAGACGCGCGCGATCCGCTTCGCCGCCGGCATCGAACAGCCCCGGCGGGAGTATTTCACGCGCGGCACGGCGCTGACCGACGTCGCATCGGCACCGGCGGCGGCGCGGCGCCCGCGTATCGTCAATCCGGTTGCGGGCAGCGTCTATGCGCTCGACCCCGATATTCCGCGCGACCGCCAGCGGCTGGCAATCGGGGTTTCGGGCGAAGTGATGGGGCACCGGCTAAGGCTCGATGCCCGGGATCTGGGGTCCGCCGATTCGCATCCGCTGGTGCTGGCGCCGCGCGGGCGCCACCGGTTGCAACTGGTCGATCTGGGCGGGCGGGTGGTCGACCAGGTGCTCTTCACCATCCGCTGA
- a CDS encoding RcnB family protein, translated as MKKIITAALFAAVALPAVAIPTVASAQSQRELRRDRQDIREEQRELRQAQRHGSPRDVREQRRDVREAHQEYREDLRDRDRNWGNDDWRAHRNGNRGLYARGNWRAPFAYNRFRPGGRIGAPYYGSRFVVADPWRYHLPRAGRFQTWVRHYNDVLLVDTRRGVVLRVIPSFYW; from the coding sequence ATGAAGAAGATCATCACCGCCGCGCTGTTCGCCGCAGTCGCCCTGCCGGCGGTCGCCATCCCAACCGTCGCCAGCGCGCAATCGCAGCGCGAATTGCGCCGCGATCGCCAGGACATTCGCGAGGAACAGCGCGAGCTGCGCCAGGCCCAGCGCCATGGCAGTCCGCGCGACGTGCGCGAACAGCGCCGCGACGTCCGCGAGGCGCACCAGGAATATCGCGAGGACCTGCGCGACCGCGACCGCAACTGGGGCAATGACGATTGGCGGGCGCACCGCAATGGCAATCGCGGGCTCTACGCACGCGGGAATTGGCGGGCGCCGTTCGCATATAACCGCTTCCGTCCGGGCGGGCGGATCGGCGCACCCTATTATGGCTCGCGCTTCGTCGTCGCCGATCCGTGGCGCTACCACCTGCCGCGTGCCGGCCGTTTCCAGACCTGGGTGCGGCATTATAACGACGTGCTCTTGGTCGATACGCGCCGTGGCGTCGTGCTGCGCGTGATCCCGTCCTTCTATTGGTGA